The following are encoded in a window of Alosa sapidissima isolate fAloSap1 chromosome 10, fAloSap1.pri, whole genome shotgun sequence genomic DNA:
- the zgc:66448 gene encoding zinc finger protein 236 isoform X2 yields MAAEHTQNPDRVPNDPLINSRDVKNDAESGVSLREHDVSAKDFDNNAEAKENVQTDVDSGLVSHAESSTSLVDLESTVSTTETKKPSVVSSSLQLQMEWSDTEEDSGQPILNDCGGNALEADGADDVTPEPRKETVALSSGAETTLKRKVEPPQLQDDQAASEEVSKELHAEEPVALEKKGGGGGGGGGEDEKRGGEDEKGGGEDEKGKTREEEKGGGEDEKKKEGEVEAAEEGKVEEEVVVVKQRKSRLECRECGKCFTRRETYNLHRHFHMHQDEQASLTCKECGLTFQHRSSLIKHRNEHKEKEKAESVAPSVQASVSFSDRKALIKAKDTQNDPQCEYCGKTFDTLAKLRTHNCKLAPEKPYRCPLCRKEFQYRVSITAHMQTHSLESPFRCLECNKGFHSAMMLRIHQRSHAALKPFACPECGMVFRHRSVMEDHRRKHTDERPYHCNICGKFFKYASLLHQHQYLHTGKKPFRCRDCGKVFAFSQNLRAHLRQHQKHPHSCPHCLDTFSDEAKLQEHIATHELSHEASVVDKENANYAVEQPRLYNCPLCSQVYYRPADLRVHMLVHEAEYEGMTNGVKQSEPTYACAQCPLSFSDEASLQSHVITHEASFMRRDVRGGGLGMGRRESMPGSGIYGDQIDKKPLKCRDCGRGFRHRSVLELHMRIHSKDKPYRCNECGKSFRFGSYLQQHLIIHTGKKPYKCPDCGKDFAFLQNMRTHQRLHQQKPFRCTQCRKGYSDEDQLQRHMLSHTGDKPHKCHLCNKSFGLAYLLRDHMNTHTGERPHRCQECNKSFQWLSSLLVHQKIHTRKHQEGKRGRRGDSFRSDWQRWDRAPGTMMLTQPSTYAAPVSQGQDWQGRMPPPPQQSQSFARQSDPQELPMQQELWQPGIAVTQQSQKREPQRQPEPTVNTVHAPQQQQQHQQWQIERQTQPAQVQNVTWISVMAPQANQIVQQQAQQKLLQQQQQAQAEALSHSLPQSRAETCVTSQAGILFSKPHPRLEDGTLSWGTKTSPVVSHIQSPTKGPTEHERSPLSILWGSTTTSVQPQTSTGTLPHDTGSSIAPTKPNEQEPQLSHGPKVSTSTPTTQPGVSSQSSKDDTKLWSYKIPIGIAQTISDQPGNGTDKLRQQSPGSANQSMATNQTQIDASHLPPATESTLWTFQATSIIPKTLSSQDSSAVEQLQQQQLQPHQLMHLQQQKLQLQQQQQQQLQLQQQLQKQQQQLQLQQQQQQLQLQQQLQLQQQQQQQQQQQLQMQQQQQQQQQQQQQQLQLQQQQIQLQQQKQPPLASTWVNPTTSSQMSPITIQYGAPRFPHGDAPAVWGFQTAPGGSQTLLTGPIQQGTVRGQTQLPLMTGPQIIINQAPPFLSPALRPLPPLGLPAPHPLHSVAVNQISRPPPQNLFFNPQGIIGDRPPRPFAQIAPRTELPNLTGRLPFPTDRRQCVICGCAFAQELELQMHYMQHAKGEI; encoded by the exons ATGGCTGCCGAGCACACACAGAACCCCGACAGAGTGCCGAATGACCCGTTAATTAACTCTAGAGATGTAAAGAATGATGCCGAATCTGGCGTTTCTTTAAGAGAACATGATGTTAGTGCAAAGGATTTCGATAACAATGCCGAAGCGAAAGAAAATGTGCAAACAGATGTTGATTCAGGGTTAGTAAGTCATGCAGAATCCAGCACAAGTCTCGTTGATTTGGAGTCCACCGTTTCTACAACAGAGACGAAGAAACCCTCCGTTGTTTCCTCAAGCCTTCAGCTCCAAATGGAATGGTCTGACACGGAGGAAGATTCGGGGCAACCCATACTAAACGACTGTGGGGGAAATG CCCTTGAAGCTGATGGAGCAGATGATGTTACACCTGAGCCAAGGAAGGAGACTGTAGCACTTTCATCCGGAGCTGAAACAACATTGAAACGGAAAGTAGAACCACCTCAGCTGCAGGATGATCAGGCTGCATCAGAGGAAGTCAGCAAAGAATTGCATGCTGAGGAACCAGTGGCAttagagaagaaaggaggaggaggaggaggaggaggtggtgaagaTGAGAAAAGAGGAGGTGAAGATGAGAAAGGAGGGG GTGAAGATGAGAAAGGAAAGAcacgagaggaggagaaaggaggaggagaagatgagaaaaaaaaagaaggagaggTAGAAGCAGCCGAGGAAGGCAAAGTAGAGGAGGAGGTTGTTGTTGTGAAGCAGAGGAAATCTCGTCTGGAATGCCGTGAGTGTGGGAAGTGTTTCACCCGTCGAGAGACATACAACCTCCACCGTCACTTCCACATGCACCAGGACGAACAAGCCTCCCTCACCTGCAAAGAGTGCGGCCTCACATTCCAGCACCGGAGCAGCCTCATCAAGCATCGAAATGAAcacaaggagaaggagaaagctgAGTCCGTAGCACCCTCAGTACAAGCATCTGTATCGTTTTCAGACAGAAAAGCCCTTATCAAGGCGAAGGACACACAAAATGACCCACAGTGTGAATATTGTGGTAAGACATTTGACACGCTGGCCAAGCTCCGCACGCACAATTGTAAACTGGCCCCAGAGAAGCCGTACCGATGTCCGTTATGTCGCAAGGAGTTTCAGTACAGAGTTTCCATCACTGcccacatgcagacacactccCTGGAAAGCCCTTTCCGCTGTCTGGAGTGCAACAAGGGCTTTCATTCTGCCATGATGCTGAGGATTCATCAGCGGTCTCACGCTGCTCTCAAGCCCTTTGCATGTCCTGAGTGTGGGATGGTCTTCAGACATCGCTCTGTCATGGAGGACCACCGGCGGAAGCACACGGACGAGCGCCCGTACCACTGCAACATCTGTGGCAAGTTTTTCAAGTACGCCAGCCTCTTGCACCAACACCAGTACCTGCACACGGGCAAGAAGCCCTTCCGCTGCCGCGACTGCGGGAAAGTGTTTGCCTTTTCCCAGAACCTGCGTGCTCACCTCCGCCAGCACCAGAAGCATCCACACAGCTGCCCTCACTGTCTGGACACCTTCTCCGACGAGGCCAAGTTGCAGGAGCACATCGCCACCCACGAGCTGTCGCACGAGGCGTCTGTGGTGGACAAAGAGAATGCTAACTACGCAGTGGAGCAACCACGGCTCTACAACTGCCCTCTGTGCTCACAGGTCTATTACAGACCCGCTGACCTGAGGGTGCACATGCTGGTCCATGAGGCAGAGTATGAGGGCATGACTAACGGGGTAAAGCAATCGGAGCCGACGTACGCCTGTGCTCAGTGCCCACTGTCGTTTTCAGACGAAGCAAGCCTGCAGTCCCATGTCATTACTCATGAGGCTTCATTCATGAGGAGGGATGTGCGGGGCGGGGGCCTCGGcatggggaggagagagagcatgccGGGGAGTGGTATCTACGGTGACCAGATAGACAAGAAACCTCTAAAATGCCGAGACTGTGGCCGAGGTTTTCGCCACCGTTCTGTTCTGGAGTTGCACATGCGCATTCACAGTAAGGACAAACCATACCGTTGCAATGAGTGTGGCAAGTCTTTTAGGTTCGGcagctatttacaacagcaccTCATCATCCACACAGGCAAGAAGCCATACAAATGCCCTGACTGTGGAAAAGACTTTGCATTCCTCCAGAACATGAGGACCCATCAAAGACTCCACCAACAGAAGCCATTCCGCTGCACGCAGTGCCGCAAAGGCTACAGTGATGAGGACCAGCTGCAGCGACACATGCTGTCCCACACAGGAGACAAACCCCATAAGTGCCACCTCTGCAACAAAAGTTTTGGGCTGGCCTACCTGCTTCGAGATCACATGAACACTCACACGGGTGAGAGGCCACATCGCTGCCAGGAGTGCAACAAGTCGTTTCAGTGGCTGAGCAGCTTGTTGGTGCACCAGAAGATTCACACGCGCAAGCATCAAGAGGGTAAGAGGGGCAGGAGAGGGGACAGTTTTAGATCAGACTGGCAAAGATGGGACAGAGCCCCTGGAACAATGATGCTCACCCAGCCAAGCACGTATGCTGCCCCTGTGTCACAAGGCCAAGACTGGCAGGGAAGGATGCCACCGCCACCGCAGCAGTCACAGAGCTTTGCACGTCAATCTGACCCGCAGGAGCTGCCAATGCAGCAGGAGCTGTGGCAGCCTGGCATCGCAGTCACACAGCAATCACAGAAGCGAGAACCACAAAGACAGCCAGAGCCGACAGTGAACACGGTCCATGCCccgcagcaacagcagcagcatcagcaatGGCAAATAGAGCGACAAACCCAGCCAGCCCAGGTGCAGAATGTGACTTGGATTTCTGTGATGGCCCCACAGGCGAACCAAATAGTGCAACAGCAAGCACAGCAAAAGTTactgcaacagcaacaacaagctCAGGCAGAAGCACTCTCACACTCCTTGCCACAGAGCCGTGCTGAGACGTGTGTGACTTCACAAGCAGGAATTCTGTTTTCCAAACCCCACCCACGCCTAGAAGATGGAACTCTTTCTTGGGGCACCAAAACATCCCCAGTTGTTTCACACATCCAAAGCCCAACAAAGGGCCCAACAGAGCATGAGAGGAGTCCTCTTTCCATCTTATGGGGTAGCACTACTACCTCTGTGCAGCCACAGACCTCAACAGGCACTCTTCCTCATGACACAGGGTCCAGTATCGCCCCCACTAAGCCAAATGAGCAAGAGCCACAGTTATCACACGGGCCTAAAGTTTCAACATCTACACCAACTACCCAGCCTGGGGTGTCCTCTCAATCATCGAAAGATGACACTAAATTATGGAGTTATAAAATACCCATTGGTATAGCCCAAACTATATCAGACCAACCTGGCAATGGTACAGATAAACTACGACAACAATCTCCAGGTTCAGCAAACCAGTCCATGGCGACAAATCAGACACAAATAGACGCTTCTCACTTACCACCAGCAACAGAGAGTACCCTCTGGACATTCCAAGCTACCTCAATCATTCCCAAGACCCTAAGTTCTCAAGACAGTAGTGCAGTAGAACAACTGCAGCAACAACAATTGCAACCACATCAACTAATGCACTTGCAACAACAAAAGCTACaattgcagcagcagcagcagcaacaattgcaactgcagcagcagctgcagaaacaacaacagcaattacaactgcagcaacagcaacaacaattaCAGTTGCAACAACAACTACAgctgcagcaacagcagcagcagcaacaacaacaacagttacagatgcagcagcagcagcaacaacaacaacaacaacaacaacaacaactacagtTACAGCAACAACAAATACAACTGCAGCAGCAAAAGCAACCTCCGTTAGCTTCAACCTGGGTGAATCCCACCACATCTTCACAAATGAGCCCTATAACCATTCAGTATGGAGCACCTCGTTTCCCACACGGGGACGCCCCTGCAGTGTGGGGGTTTCAGACGGCCCCAGGGGGGTCCCAGACATTGTTAACAGGACCAATACAGCAGGGGACAGTGCGAGGCCAGACCCAGTTGCCACTGATGACGGGACCGCAGATTATCATCAACCAGGCCCCACCGTTTCTCTCCCCCGCTCTACGACCACTACCTCCACTTGGCCTGCCAGCTCCACACCCCCTTCACTCCGTTGCAGTCAACCAGATATCGAGGCCGCCACCTCAGAACCTGTTTTTCAACCCACAGGGAATAATAGGCGATAGGCCTCCTCGGCCCTTTGCTCAGATAGCTCCTCGGACTGAGCTGCCTAACCTGACAGGCCGTTTGCCTTTCCCCACAGACCGCCGCCAGTGTGTGATCTGTGGGTGTGCATTCGCTCAAGAACTCGAGCTACAGATGCATTACATGCAGCATGCAAAAGGAGAAATCTGA
- the zgc:66448 gene encoding zinc finger protein 236 isoform X1, producing MAAEHTQNPDRVPNDPLINSRDVKNDAESGVSLREHDVSAKDFDNNAEAKENVQTDVDSGLVSHAESSTSLVDLESTVSTTETKKPSVVSSSLQLQMEWSDTEEDSGQPILNDCGGNALEADGADDVTPEPRKETVALSSGAETTLKRKVEPPQLQDDQAASEEVSKELHAEEPVALEKKGGGGGGGGGEDEKRGGEDEKGGGEDEKGGGEDEKGGGEDEKGKTREEEKGGGEDEKKKEGEVEAAEEGKVEEEVVVVKQRKSRLECRECGKCFTRRETYNLHRHFHMHQDEQASLTCKECGLTFQHRSSLIKHRNEHKEKEKAESVAPSVQASVSFSDRKALIKAKDTQNDPQCEYCGKTFDTLAKLRTHNCKLAPEKPYRCPLCRKEFQYRVSITAHMQTHSLESPFRCLECNKGFHSAMMLRIHQRSHAALKPFACPECGMVFRHRSVMEDHRRKHTDERPYHCNICGKFFKYASLLHQHQYLHTGKKPFRCRDCGKVFAFSQNLRAHLRQHQKHPHSCPHCLDTFSDEAKLQEHIATHELSHEASVVDKENANYAVEQPRLYNCPLCSQVYYRPADLRVHMLVHEAEYEGMTNGVKQSEPTYACAQCPLSFSDEASLQSHVITHEASFMRRDVRGGGLGMGRRESMPGSGIYGDQIDKKPLKCRDCGRGFRHRSVLELHMRIHSKDKPYRCNECGKSFRFGSYLQQHLIIHTGKKPYKCPDCGKDFAFLQNMRTHQRLHQQKPFRCTQCRKGYSDEDQLQRHMLSHTGDKPHKCHLCNKSFGLAYLLRDHMNTHTGERPHRCQECNKSFQWLSSLLVHQKIHTRKHQEGKRGRRGDSFRSDWQRWDRAPGTMMLTQPSTYAAPVSQGQDWQGRMPPPPQQSQSFARQSDPQELPMQQELWQPGIAVTQQSQKREPQRQPEPTVNTVHAPQQQQQHQQWQIERQTQPAQVQNVTWISVMAPQANQIVQQQAQQKLLQQQQQAQAEALSHSLPQSRAETCVTSQAGILFSKPHPRLEDGTLSWGTKTSPVVSHIQSPTKGPTEHERSPLSILWGSTTTSVQPQTSTGTLPHDTGSSIAPTKPNEQEPQLSHGPKVSTSTPTTQPGVSSQSSKDDTKLWSYKIPIGIAQTISDQPGNGTDKLRQQSPGSANQSMATNQTQIDASHLPPATESTLWTFQATSIIPKTLSSQDSSAVEQLQQQQLQPHQLMHLQQQKLQLQQQQQQQLQLQQQLQKQQQQLQLQQQQQQLQLQQQLQLQQQQQQQQQQQLQMQQQQQQQQQQQQQQLQLQQQQIQLQQQKQPPLASTWVNPTTSSQMSPITIQYGAPRFPHGDAPAVWGFQTAPGGSQTLLTGPIQQGTVRGQTQLPLMTGPQIIINQAPPFLSPALRPLPPLGLPAPHPLHSVAVNQISRPPPQNLFFNPQGIIGDRPPRPFAQIAPRTELPNLTGRLPFPTDRRQCVICGCAFAQELELQMHYMQHAKGEI from the exons ATGGCTGCCGAGCACACACAGAACCCCGACAGAGTGCCGAATGACCCGTTAATTAACTCTAGAGATGTAAAGAATGATGCCGAATCTGGCGTTTCTTTAAGAGAACATGATGTTAGTGCAAAGGATTTCGATAACAATGCCGAAGCGAAAGAAAATGTGCAAACAGATGTTGATTCAGGGTTAGTAAGTCATGCAGAATCCAGCACAAGTCTCGTTGATTTGGAGTCCACCGTTTCTACAACAGAGACGAAGAAACCCTCCGTTGTTTCCTCAAGCCTTCAGCTCCAAATGGAATGGTCTGACACGGAGGAAGATTCGGGGCAACCCATACTAAACGACTGTGGGGGAAATG CCCTTGAAGCTGATGGAGCAGATGATGTTACACCTGAGCCAAGGAAGGAGACTGTAGCACTTTCATCCGGAGCTGAAACAACATTGAAACGGAAAGTAGAACCACCTCAGCTGCAGGATGATCAGGCTGCATCAGAGGAAGTCAGCAAAGAATTGCATGCTGAGGAACCAGTGGCAttagagaagaaaggaggaggaggaggaggaggaggtggtgaagaTGAGAAAAGAGGAGGTGAAGATGAGAAAGGAGGGGGTGAAGATGAGAAAGGAGGGGGTGAAGATGAGAAAGGAGGAGGTGAAGATGAGAAAGGAAAGAcacgagaggaggagaaaggaggaggagaagatgagaaaaaaaaagaaggagaggTAGAAGCAGCCGAGGAAGGCAAAGTAGAGGAGGAGGTTGTTGTTGTGAAGCAGAGGAAATCTCGTCTGGAATGCCGTGAGTGTGGGAAGTGTTTCACCCGTCGAGAGACATACAACCTCCACCGTCACTTCCACATGCACCAGGACGAACAAGCCTCCCTCACCTGCAAAGAGTGCGGCCTCACATTCCAGCACCGGAGCAGCCTCATCAAGCATCGAAATGAAcacaaggagaaggagaaagctgAGTCCGTAGCACCCTCAGTACAAGCATCTGTATCGTTTTCAGACAGAAAAGCCCTTATCAAGGCGAAGGACACACAAAATGACCCACAGTGTGAATATTGTGGTAAGACATTTGACACGCTGGCCAAGCTCCGCACGCACAATTGTAAACTGGCCCCAGAGAAGCCGTACCGATGTCCGTTATGTCGCAAGGAGTTTCAGTACAGAGTTTCCATCACTGcccacatgcagacacactccCTGGAAAGCCCTTTCCGCTGTCTGGAGTGCAACAAGGGCTTTCATTCTGCCATGATGCTGAGGATTCATCAGCGGTCTCACGCTGCTCTCAAGCCCTTTGCATGTCCTGAGTGTGGGATGGTCTTCAGACATCGCTCTGTCATGGAGGACCACCGGCGGAAGCACACGGACGAGCGCCCGTACCACTGCAACATCTGTGGCAAGTTTTTCAAGTACGCCAGCCTCTTGCACCAACACCAGTACCTGCACACGGGCAAGAAGCCCTTCCGCTGCCGCGACTGCGGGAAAGTGTTTGCCTTTTCCCAGAACCTGCGTGCTCACCTCCGCCAGCACCAGAAGCATCCACACAGCTGCCCTCACTGTCTGGACACCTTCTCCGACGAGGCCAAGTTGCAGGAGCACATCGCCACCCACGAGCTGTCGCACGAGGCGTCTGTGGTGGACAAAGAGAATGCTAACTACGCAGTGGAGCAACCACGGCTCTACAACTGCCCTCTGTGCTCACAGGTCTATTACAGACCCGCTGACCTGAGGGTGCACATGCTGGTCCATGAGGCAGAGTATGAGGGCATGACTAACGGGGTAAAGCAATCGGAGCCGACGTACGCCTGTGCTCAGTGCCCACTGTCGTTTTCAGACGAAGCAAGCCTGCAGTCCCATGTCATTACTCATGAGGCTTCATTCATGAGGAGGGATGTGCGGGGCGGGGGCCTCGGcatggggaggagagagagcatgccGGGGAGTGGTATCTACGGTGACCAGATAGACAAGAAACCTCTAAAATGCCGAGACTGTGGCCGAGGTTTTCGCCACCGTTCTGTTCTGGAGTTGCACATGCGCATTCACAGTAAGGACAAACCATACCGTTGCAATGAGTGTGGCAAGTCTTTTAGGTTCGGcagctatttacaacagcaccTCATCATCCACACAGGCAAGAAGCCATACAAATGCCCTGACTGTGGAAAAGACTTTGCATTCCTCCAGAACATGAGGACCCATCAAAGACTCCACCAACAGAAGCCATTCCGCTGCACGCAGTGCCGCAAAGGCTACAGTGATGAGGACCAGCTGCAGCGACACATGCTGTCCCACACAGGAGACAAACCCCATAAGTGCCACCTCTGCAACAAAAGTTTTGGGCTGGCCTACCTGCTTCGAGATCACATGAACACTCACACGGGTGAGAGGCCACATCGCTGCCAGGAGTGCAACAAGTCGTTTCAGTGGCTGAGCAGCTTGTTGGTGCACCAGAAGATTCACACGCGCAAGCATCAAGAGGGTAAGAGGGGCAGGAGAGGGGACAGTTTTAGATCAGACTGGCAAAGATGGGACAGAGCCCCTGGAACAATGATGCTCACCCAGCCAAGCACGTATGCTGCCCCTGTGTCACAAGGCCAAGACTGGCAGGGAAGGATGCCACCGCCACCGCAGCAGTCACAGAGCTTTGCACGTCAATCTGACCCGCAGGAGCTGCCAATGCAGCAGGAGCTGTGGCAGCCTGGCATCGCAGTCACACAGCAATCACAGAAGCGAGAACCACAAAGACAGCCAGAGCCGACAGTGAACACGGTCCATGCCccgcagcaacagcagcagcatcagcaatGGCAAATAGAGCGACAAACCCAGCCAGCCCAGGTGCAGAATGTGACTTGGATTTCTGTGATGGCCCCACAGGCGAACCAAATAGTGCAACAGCAAGCACAGCAAAAGTTactgcaacagcaacaacaagctCAGGCAGAAGCACTCTCACACTCCTTGCCACAGAGCCGTGCTGAGACGTGTGTGACTTCACAAGCAGGAATTCTGTTTTCCAAACCCCACCCACGCCTAGAAGATGGAACTCTTTCTTGGGGCACCAAAACATCCCCAGTTGTTTCACACATCCAAAGCCCAACAAAGGGCCCAACAGAGCATGAGAGGAGTCCTCTTTCCATCTTATGGGGTAGCACTACTACCTCTGTGCAGCCACAGACCTCAACAGGCACTCTTCCTCATGACACAGGGTCCAGTATCGCCCCCACTAAGCCAAATGAGCAAGAGCCACAGTTATCACACGGGCCTAAAGTTTCAACATCTACACCAACTACCCAGCCTGGGGTGTCCTCTCAATCATCGAAAGATGACACTAAATTATGGAGTTATAAAATACCCATTGGTATAGCCCAAACTATATCAGACCAACCTGGCAATGGTACAGATAAACTACGACAACAATCTCCAGGTTCAGCAAACCAGTCCATGGCGACAAATCAGACACAAATAGACGCTTCTCACTTACCACCAGCAACAGAGAGTACCCTCTGGACATTCCAAGCTACCTCAATCATTCCCAAGACCCTAAGTTCTCAAGACAGTAGTGCAGTAGAACAACTGCAGCAACAACAATTGCAACCACATCAACTAATGCACTTGCAACAACAAAAGCTACaattgcagcagcagcagcagcaacaattgcaactgcagcagcagctgcagaaacaacaacagcaattacaactgcagcaacagcaacaacaattaCAGTTGCAACAACAACTACAgctgcagcaacagcagcagcagcaacaacaacaacagttacagatgcagcagcagcagcaacaacaacaacaacaacaacaacaacaactacagtTACAGCAACAACAAATACAACTGCAGCAGCAAAAGCAACCTCCGTTAGCTTCAACCTGGGTGAATCCCACCACATCTTCACAAATGAGCCCTATAACCATTCAGTATGGAGCACCTCGTTTCCCACACGGGGACGCCCCTGCAGTGTGGGGGTTTCAGACGGCCCCAGGGGGGTCCCAGACATTGTTAACAGGACCAATACAGCAGGGGACAGTGCGAGGCCAGACCCAGTTGCCACTGATGACGGGACCGCAGATTATCATCAACCAGGCCCCACCGTTTCTCTCCCCCGCTCTACGACCACTACCTCCACTTGGCCTGCCAGCTCCACACCCCCTTCACTCCGTTGCAGTCAACCAGATATCGAGGCCGCCACCTCAGAACCTGTTTTTCAACCCACAGGGAATAATAGGCGATAGGCCTCCTCGGCCCTTTGCTCAGATAGCTCCTCGGACTGAGCTGCCTAACCTGACAGGCCGTTTGCCTTTCCCCACAGACCGCCGCCAGTGTGTGATCTGTGGGTGTGCATTCGCTCAAGAACTCGAGCTACAGATGCATTACATGCAGCATGCAAAAGGAGAAATCTGA